In Lolium rigidum isolate FL_2022 chromosome 3, APGP_CSIRO_Lrig_0.1, whole genome shotgun sequence, the genomic window GAATGACAAACCATCTATGATAACAGGTTATCACCGGGGTCAATCTCAAGCATCACTGATCCACAAAAAGGCCTACCGGTACCATCGAGTCTTTTAACAGTCTCTTGCAGGCATTACTGTAGAAATGAGTAGACAACATCCCAAAAACATCCATGTGAAATTCTGAAATCATTAGTTTGAGTAGGGTAGCCCAATAGAATCGAAACAAGCAAGTCTTACAACCAAGTTAAACAATTACAAGAAATTACAGATACAACACAGTAATACTACAAGCATGCCCCCACCAAGAAAATTCACACGCCTGATCACGAGTTTACAACACATCCCTGGCTTATTGCGCCAGAAATAATAACAACAAATTCAGAAACCACCAAACCCCTCACGCGGAGACAGCGCAAGTATATACTGAAATCAGAAACTGAGAGCCATGGTAATTGCAGCACTGACACCCAAGGCAAGTGCAGTTCCAAGCAAGCTGCATCCATGCTTCAGTGCAGCACTGTCGTATGGGCTGCTGTCCAGCAACGGTTGGCTGCCAAATCCAATCGACTGCCCCACGTCTTCCACGCCATGCCCCTGCCCAGCGACACCACCATACGATGCATCTTGTGGCAGCGCTGCAGCGCCGGCGTTGCCGTTTCCATTGCCTCCTACATCCTGTCCAAATGGCAGGTTGCTGCTCCCCTGCCCGATCGGCTGGGCGAAGGGCGCAGTTGCTGAGACCAGGCCGGGTGAGCCGGGCATGCCGCAGTGCTGCGCTGCCCGTGGCTCGTCGCTGGCCTTCCAGGCcagctcaccgcccttgtcgaggaTGCGCATGTCACCCTCGTCCACCAGCTCCAGCGTTCTGAGGAAGTTGTTGTCAACCGACTCCGTGTCGTGTGTGTGCCACACCGAGTTGCTCCCGTCGAACACCTCCAAACCTTTCCACGAGAACACGAGCGCGCAGGTGTTGATGGTGCTCACAGCCAAGCACTCTGACTCCCACACGCTCTGGCCCTCCGCGCCCGGCTCGGAGGCGTCAAGAATTTCCACGTAGCAGAAGTCCGCCCCGAGACCGCCGGCGCCTGGCACGGTTTGGCTGCGTATGAAGTGCGCCGCGTACTTGCCAGACGGCGATGTCAGGAACAGCACGGGGTTCTCCTGCCCATGTGGCGGAATGCTCGCCAGAATCTGCTGCTTGGTTTCCCGCTCTATCATGCCGGTTGGCACCGACGCCGTTGCATAGGAAGGGAGGAGAAGCACCAACGAGAGGGCCATGGCAATGTAGGAGATAGGGATGAGCTCCATggttaatggtttggattttgtgtTCTGCTCAGTTGCTATTGCGTACGAGGGCTTGCTGTGTTTGTATTTGTGATTGTTCACGAATTAGTGCGTGCCTTTTATAACGAGACCTGGCAGTGGAGTGGTACGTGATGATGCTATAAAGGCAACGTTGAGTGGTTGGAATCACCGGTTCCAATGTATCATTAGACATTAGGAGATTAGCTAGGAACAATAACACGATGCCTAGGAATAATGCTTTCATATACGACTTCTCGACCTATTTGACATAATATTAGAAATTCTCACAAGTCAATTTCAGCTGAAGACCTTAGTAATACACCTCAACAACCCCACTAAAGTTTGAGGATTCTATTGATCTTTTATTTCCAGGCAAGTTATAATGCATCAAACTGATTTGTGATGAAGAAGTACCACTCAAAGGCCTAAACTGAAGTCGTCAATGGTAACTAGTTACCACTGTCGGGACAAAGTTGGGCCAGTGAGTACTACTAAACTCAGCAATGACTATTAATAGTCAATTTCATCCCACCTGAAGCCCCTGCACCACTGAAACTAAAATTACCCCTTTCTCAGTTTTATAGCCCTCCGCTGTGAGGATCTAGAGGTGGCTCCCTGGGGGTGGGCCTAGAGGAAAAACGTCTCGGTGCCTCAGTCTAGTTCACACAAAATTCTTGCTTCAAATAGGGGTGTTGCAGAGTGTTAATATATGAAGCATATAGCAAAGAAGATCACTCAGGACCGACCCGGTGTCCTGTGACACACCTAAGCACAATGTGGGTTTGCCCCACCTCCCTTCTCATTCCACCCCGATCCATCCACTTCCCTTCTCCGGTAGTGACTTCTCTCCCCTCTAGGTCCACTTGACCTGACCCAGTAGCACCTCTATAAGATTCAAAAATCCATTCTAGAATGTTCAATGAAAACAGCTATGTGATCAATAGTCTTATTTTACCTCTTACTTTATTTCATcttaaaaataattaaaacctTTGAGGTCTTATCTAATTCTTTGTTAACCATCTGAAATATTGTAAGAGTTGATATATGGATTTTCGAAAAATATATCATGGTTGAAATACTTTTATACAACTCAAATATTGTTagaagtcgtttggtatccatcatttgggccaGGAATCccggaattcattttggaattccataggtgggctgtttggttgccatagAATTGGATCGTCATTTCATTTagaaaatccagcaaaatgacgcCATGAGTGAACACGATTCCGagctgagacctgtcatttgcGTTTCTCTATGGAACTCATTTACAAATTAAATATTGAATTCTGcagtcatttgcaattcctgtggcaaccaaacaagtgtctatttctggaattacaatgtaaatgaaatgaatacatgtattcatttcaaaatgctacaaatgaaaggaaagctggcttccaaacgacttcttagaTATTATTTACACCAAGTTGGATTTTTTAGCCTTCAAATATTTTCCAACATTTCTTTCAATTTATAAAAGAGGATCAACTATAACAGAAATTTGTAGAAAATATTTTGTCTTGGTATATTTTATGTCACAAagttcttatttgtatttttagtaATTTAATAAACACAAAAAACTCATTTAGAGAACTTATTAAGGGTATAAATGATATTTTTAAAATATAAGTGGAACTATAATTAGGTGGAAACTATATTTGCACGGACCTTCTAACTATTGTGATATACTggaattttcttggattttatgaaaGAATGTGGCCTTTATAAAATCCATAATAATTTTTTCCTGCCATTTAATAATTCTATATATGATTTGATTTTAGAAATTATGAACTAGGCCAATTCAATTCAGGCCTttgctctctgtctctctctctctctctttcctaTTCCTCCATCCGAATGAGCCAACCCCATCTTCGTTTCCCtctactagatgacccgttgcactATCACGCAAATGATAGAATTAAATTAGAAGTTAAACCATAAACTTTAGCTTATTATAGCATTAAGAAAAACTCGAGGGCAGCAAAGATTTATCAAGCAAAGTAACAGAACATATGCCAATTTTATACACATACATTCAACCATTTCTCTTACTCGGTAAATAGTAGTGGCGGCAGAGGTATTCTGGTAAAGATTAATTTAAACATAACGCTATATTCTTATTTACATGTAAATAGGCTCGATCTTTTTATTTGCAAAGGTAGAGCTAGAGCCAACTAAGACTAATTTAAACATAATGCTATATTCTTATTTACATGTAAATAGGCTCGATCTTTTTATTTGCAAAGGCAGAGCTAGAGCCAACTGAGCCACAAATTTGGCACCACGCCACCACTATGATTACAGAAAGAACATTCATGCTAAAACAGAATTGCACGTAGAAAAACAATTCTTTCAGACAAATTCTTGGCATGTAAGGTGTCATTCTACCAGCAAAGATTCGTCCTGATTTCAGAATATTATTTTGGATAATTATAGCTATTAAAAAAAGTAAGTAACCAGAGCATATAagtgcatagtcctacatgagtgcAAGATATGCCAAAATGTCCGTGACGCAGATATTGATGTAATTGCAGTAATATTCAACTCACATTTGACAAAAAGGCATAAAGGTAGAGCAGTAGGCATGATAATAGGAGAAAAGAGGAAAAAATATCTTGTGACATCCAATTGATGTGATATATAAATTGGAT contains:
- the LOC124695119 gene encoding uncharacterized protein LOC124695119, translating into MELIPISYIAMALSLVLLLPSYATASVPTGMIERETKQQILASIPPHGQENPVLFLTSPSGKYAAHFIRSQTVPGAGGLGADFCYVEILDASEPGAEGQSVWESECLAVSTINTCALVFSWKGLEVFDGSNSVWHTHDTESVDNNFLRTLELVDEGDMRILDKGGELAWKASDEPRAAQHCGMPGSPGLVSATAPFAQPIGQGSSNLPFGQDVGGNGNGNAGAAALPQDASYGGVAGQGHGVEDVGQSIGFGSQPLLDSSPYDSAALKHGCSLLGTALALGVSAAITMALSF